In the genome of Tsukamurella paurometabola DSM 20162, the window CCCGGTCTCGCGCATCCTGTGGCGCGTGCTCGGAATTCACGGCCGGGTCTCGCGTTTCCGCAGCGAACCGTCTTACGCTGCGCAGTAGCCCCGACTCAGCCCCAACAATCCGGCTCGGCGGTCATCCGCCGAGCCGGACCCGTATGACCGGAGAAAACCGGAGAGGCGAACCATGCCCCACGTGATCACCCAGTCCTGCTGCAGCGACGCGGCCTGCACCTTCGCCTGCCCGGTGAACTGCATCCACCCGACGCCCGACGAGCCGGGCTTCGCCACCGCCGAGATGCTGTACGTGGACCCCACCACGTGCGTCGATTGCGGCGCATGCGTGACGGCGTGCCCGGTGGACGCGATCGGGCCCGCGCACCGCTTGCCCGAGGAGCACAAGGTCTACATCGAGATCAACCGGTCGTTGGCCGCGGCGGATCCGGCGAACTCCTCGCTCGGCGGCCCGAACCCGCAGGCCCGCAGCCGGCCGCCGATGGCGCATACGGTTCCCCCGAAGCAGCTCCCGATCCCCGATGGCACCGTGGTCAGCGTGGGCGTGATCGGCAGTGGTCCGGCCGCCATGTACGCGGCCGATGAACTGCTGCGCTGGGAGGGCGTCACCGTCGACGTCTACGAGAAGCTCTCGACGCCCTACGGCCTGGCCCGCTTCGGCGTGGCGCCCGACCACACCCGCACCCGCAAGGTGTCGGGGCTGTTCGACAAGGTGGCGGCCGACCCGAACTTCCACATCCACCTCAACACCGAGGTGGGACGCGACATCTCCCTCGAGGAGCTGCGCCGCCGGCACGACGCGATCATCGTCGCCGTCGGGGCGAGCACCGATAAGAAGCTGGGTATTCCGGGCGAGGAACTCCCGAACGTGCGCAGCGCGACCGACTTCGTGGCTTGGTACAACGGCCATCCTGAGCACCGCGGTGACGACGTGGACCTCAGTCACGACCGCATCGTGATCATCGGCAACGGCAACGTGGCGCTGGATGCGGCCCGGATCCTCACCGCTGAGCCGGAGGAGCTCGAAGGCACCACCATCTCGCCCGCCGCGCTCGCGGCACTGAAGAACTCGAAGGTCGAGGAGGTGGTGATCGTGGCCCGCCGCGGGCCCGAGCACGCCGCGTTCACCCTGCCCGAGGCGCTCGGCCTCGCGGATGAGCGCACCGTGATCGTGCATCCGGACCCGGATGTCGCCGAGTCCCTGGTCGCCGGCAGCGATTCCGAGCTGGTCTCGCATAAGCTTCAGCTCCTGGAGTCGCTGGAGACGCAGTCCGACGCCTCGCGCCGCATCCGGCTCCGATTCCTCACCACGCCGGAGTCGATCGAGGACACCGGCGACGGGCTGGTGCTGCACGCCAAGCACTCCGAGACCGGCGAGGCCATCGAGCTTCCGGTCGGCATGGTGTTCACGTCGGTCGGTTACCGGGGCGTGCCCGTCGAGGGGCTCCCGTTCGACGAGCGTCGGGCGGTGCTGCCGAACGAGGCCGGCAGGGTGCTCGGCGACGACGGCGCGCCGATCCCCGGCGTGTACGTGACGGGCTGGATCAAGCGCGGCCCGAACGGATTCATCGGCACGAACAAGACCGACTCGCAGGAGACGGTGGAGCGGTTCGCCGAGGACGTCGTCAGCGGTGTGGTCACGGGCCGGCCGCTGAGTTCGCGGGGCAAGCGCAAGCGCGCCCTGGGCCGGTTCCTCGGCGCGTAGTGTTCAGGCCGTGGCCTCCGCAGCGCACGGTGAACCGGTCGAGCTGACCGTCGACGAGCGCACCGTGCGCATCTCCAGCCCGGATCGGGTGTATTACCCGCGGATCGGCGCCACCAAGCTCGACGTGGTGCGCTACTACGAGGCGGTGCGCCCGGGCATCGTGCGGGCATTGCGCGAGCGGCCGACGATGCTGCATCGCTACCCGAAGGGCGTCGACGGCCCGAAGGTGCACCAGAAGCGGATTCCCGCGGGTGCCCCGGACTGGCTGGAGACAGTGGAGATCTACTTCCCGCGGTTCGGACGGACGGCCGACGAGGTGGTGGTCACCGAGCTCGCCACCGTGATCTGGGCGGCGCAGATGTCCACGGTGGAGTTCCATCCGTGGAACTGCCGCCGCACCGATCTGGAGTGTCCGGACGAATGGCGGATCGATCTCGATCCGATGCCGGACTGCCCGTGGGAGCGGGTGCAGCGGGTGGCCGGCGTGGTGCACGAGGTGCTCGACGAGCTGGGCATCCGCGGCTTCCCGAAGACCTCCGGCGGCTCGGTTTTGCACATCTACGTGCGGATCTCGCCGTCGTGGACCTTCTCGCAGGTGCGGCGGGCGGCGCTGGCGTTCGCGCAGGAGGTGGAACGCCGCGTTCCGGACGATGTGACGACCGCGTGGTGGCGCAAGGAACGCGATCCGGCGGCGGTGTTCGTGGACTACAACCAGAACGCCCGCGATTACACCATCGCCTGCGCGTACTCCCTGCGTGGCACGCCGATCGCGACCGCGTCTGCCCCGGTGACCTGGGACGAGGTGCCCGACGTGCACCCGGACGATTTCACGATCCGCACGTTGCCCGCCCGCTTCGCCGAAGTGGGCGACCTGCATGCCGAGATCGACGAGGAGGCCTTCTCCCTCGAGCCGCTGATCGAGTGGGCGGACCGCGACGGCCTCCCCGACGACTAGCTCCGAATCAGATCGATCCGAACGGTGGGCAGCCGTCCATGCGACGCCGAGCATGA includes:
- a CDS encoding FAD-dependent oxidoreductase; its protein translation is MPHVITQSCCSDAACTFACPVNCIHPTPDEPGFATAEMLYVDPTTCVDCGACVTACPVDAIGPAHRLPEEHKVYIEINRSLAAADPANSSLGGPNPQARSRPPMAHTVPPKQLPIPDGTVVSVGVIGSGPAAMYAADELLRWEGVTVDVYEKLSTPYGLARFGVAPDHTRTRKVSGLFDKVAADPNFHIHLNTEVGRDISLEELRRRHDAIIVAVGASTDKKLGIPGEELPNVRSATDFVAWYNGHPEHRGDDVDLSHDRIVIIGNGNVALDAARILTAEPEELEGTTISPAALAALKNSKVEEVVIVARRGPEHAAFTLPEALGLADERTVIVHPDPDVAESLVAGSDSELVSHKLQLLESLETQSDASRRIRLRFLTTPESIEDTGDGLVLHAKHSETGEAIELPVGMVFTSVGYRGVPVEGLPFDERRAVLPNEAGRVLGDDGAPIPGVYVTGWIKRGPNGFIGTNKTDSQETVERFAEDVVSGVVTGRPLSSRGKRKRALGRFLGA
- the ligD gene encoding non-homologous end-joining DNA ligase, with the protein product MASAAHGEPVELTVDERTVRISSPDRVYYPRIGATKLDVVRYYEAVRPGIVRALRERPTMLHRYPKGVDGPKVHQKRIPAGAPDWLETVEIYFPRFGRTADEVVVTELATVIWAAQMSTVEFHPWNCRRTDLECPDEWRIDLDPMPDCPWERVQRVAGVVHEVLDELGIRGFPKTSGGSVLHIYVRISPSWTFSQVRRAALAFAQEVERRVPDDVTTAWWRKERDPAAVFVDYNQNARDYTIACAYSLRGTPIATASAPVTWDEVPDVHPDDFTIRTLPARFAEVGDLHAEIDEEAFSLEPLIEWADRDGLPDD